A single genomic interval of Panthera tigris isolate Pti1 chromosome E3, P.tigris_Pti1_mat1.1, whole genome shotgun sequence harbors:
- the TTYH3 gene encoding protein tweety homolog 3 isoform X1, with protein MAGVSYAAPWWVNLLHRLPHFDLSWETTSSQFRPEDTDYQQALLLLGAAALACLALDLLFLLFYSFWLCCRRRKSEEHLDADCCCTAWCVIIATLVCSAGIAVGFYGNGETSDGIHRATYSLRHANRTVAGVQDRVWDTAAALNRTAEPSLQSLERQLAARPEPLRAVQRLQGLLETLLGHTAAIPFWRNPAVSLEVLAEQVDLYDWYRWLGYLGLLLLDVAICLLALVGLIRSSKGILVGVCLLGVLALVISWGALGLELAVSVGSSDFCVDPDTYVTRMVEEHSVLSGDILQYYLACSPRASNPFQQKLSGSHKALVEMQGVVAELLKTVPREYPATKDPLLRVQEVLNGTEGNLQHLTALVDCRSLHLDYVQALTGFCYDGVEGLIYLALFSFVTALMFSSIVCSVPHTWQQKRGPDEDGEEEAAPGPRQAHDSLYRVHMPSLYSCGSSYGSETSIPAAAHTVSNAPVTEYMSQNANFQNPRCENTPLIGRESPPPSRYLAGWQFKPTDSARTLWWPCPQSDRY; from the exons gcgctgctgctgctgggggccGCCGCGCTGGCCTGCCTCGCCCTGGAcctcctcttcctgctcttctACTCTTTCTGGCTGTGCTGCCGGCGGCGCAAGAGCGAGGAGCACCTGGACGCCGACTGCTGCTGCACCGCCTGGTGCGTCATCATCGCCACGCTGGTCTGCAG CGCCGGCATCGCCGTGGGGTTCTACGGCAACGGGGAGACCAGCGACGGCATCCATCGGGCCACCTACTCGCTCCGCCACGCCAACCGCACGGTGGCAGGGGTCCAGGACCGC GTGTGGGACACCGCGGCCGCGTTGAACCGCACGGCAGAGCCCAGCCTGCAGAGCCTGGAGCGGCAGCTGGCCGCGCGCCCAGAGCCCCTGCGCGCAGTCCAGCGGCTGCAGGGCCTTCTCGAGACGCTGCTGGGCCACACCGCGGCCATCCCCTTCTGGAGGAACCCGGCTGTGTCCCTGGAGGTGCTGGCCGAGCAGGTGGATCTCTACGACTGGTACAG GTGGCTGGGCTACTTGGGCTTACTGCTGCTCGACGTGGCCATCTGCCTGCTGGCGCTGGTCGGCCTCATCCGCAGCTCCAAGGGCATTCTCGTCGG GGTCTGCCTGCTGGGGGTCCTGGCCCTGGTCATCAGCTGGGGCGCACTGGGTTTGGAGCTGGCCGTGTCCGTG GGCTCCAGCGACTTCTGTGTGGACCCCGACACCTACGTGACCAGGATGGTGGAGGAACACTCCGTGCTGAGTGGGG ACATCTTGCAATACTACTTGGCCTGCTCGCCCCGTGCCTCCAACCCCTTCCAGCAG AAGCTGTCTGGCAGCCACAAGGCGCTGGTGGAGATGCAGGGCGTCGTGGCCGAGCTACTGAAGACCGTCCCCCGGGAGTACCCGGCCACCAAG GACCCCCTGCTCCGTGTCCAGGAGGTGCTGAACGGCACAGAGGGGAATCTGCAGCACCTCACCGCCCTGGTGGACTGTCGCAGCCTGCACCTG GACTACGTGCAGGCCCTGACGGGCTTCTGCTATGACGGCGTCGAGGGCCTCATCTACCTGGCCCTCTTCTCCTTCGTCACAGCCCTCATGTTCAGCTCCATTGTCTGCAGTGTGCCACACACCTGGCAGCAGAAAAG AGGCCCCGAcgaagatggggaggaggaggcggccCCGGGGCCCAGGCAGGCACACGACAGCCTCTACCGCGTGCACATGCCCAGCCTGTACAGCTGCGGGAGCAGCTACGGCAGCGAGACCAGCATCCCAGCTGCGGCCCACACCGTCAGCAACGCCCCGGTCACCGAGTACAT GAGCCAGAATGCCAACTTCCAGAACCCCCGCTGTGAGAACACGCCCCTCATCGGACGCGAGTCCCCGCCGCCCTCA CGCTATCTGGCAGGCTGGCAGTTTAAGCCCACGGATAGTGCCCGAACGCTGTGGTGGCCGTGCCCTCAGAGTGACAGGTACTGA
- the TTYH3 gene encoding protein tweety homolog 3 isoform X2 has product MAGVSYAAPWWVNLLHRLPHFDLSWETTSSQFRPEDTDYQQALLLLGAAALACLALDLLFLLFYSFWLCCRRRKSEEHLDADCCCTAWCVIIATLVCSAGIAVGFYGNGETSDGIHRATYSLRHANRTVAGVQDRVWDTAAALNRTAEPSLQSLERQLAARPEPLRAVQRLQGLLETLLGHTAAIPFWRNPAVSLEVLAEQVDLYDWYRWLGYLGLLLLDVAICLLALVGLIRSSKGILVGVCLLGVLALVISWGALGLELAVSVGSSDFCVDPDTYVTRMVEEHSVLSGDILQYYLACSPRASNPFQQKLSGSHKALVEMQGVVAELLKTVPREYPATKDPLLRVQEVLNGTEGNLQHLTALVDCRSLHLDYVQALTGFCYDGVEGLIYLALFSFVTALMFSSIVCSVPHTWQQKRGPDEDGEEEAAPGPRQAHDSLYRVHMPSLYSCGSSYGSETSIPAAAHTVSNAPVTEYMSQNANFQNPRCENTPLIGRESPPPSYTSSMRAKYLATSQPRPDSSGSGL; this is encoded by the exons gcgctgctgctgctgggggccGCCGCGCTGGCCTGCCTCGCCCTGGAcctcctcttcctgctcttctACTCTTTCTGGCTGTGCTGCCGGCGGCGCAAGAGCGAGGAGCACCTGGACGCCGACTGCTGCTGCACCGCCTGGTGCGTCATCATCGCCACGCTGGTCTGCAG CGCCGGCATCGCCGTGGGGTTCTACGGCAACGGGGAGACCAGCGACGGCATCCATCGGGCCACCTACTCGCTCCGCCACGCCAACCGCACGGTGGCAGGGGTCCAGGACCGC GTGTGGGACACCGCGGCCGCGTTGAACCGCACGGCAGAGCCCAGCCTGCAGAGCCTGGAGCGGCAGCTGGCCGCGCGCCCAGAGCCCCTGCGCGCAGTCCAGCGGCTGCAGGGCCTTCTCGAGACGCTGCTGGGCCACACCGCGGCCATCCCCTTCTGGAGGAACCCGGCTGTGTCCCTGGAGGTGCTGGCCGAGCAGGTGGATCTCTACGACTGGTACAG GTGGCTGGGCTACTTGGGCTTACTGCTGCTCGACGTGGCCATCTGCCTGCTGGCGCTGGTCGGCCTCATCCGCAGCTCCAAGGGCATTCTCGTCGG GGTCTGCCTGCTGGGGGTCCTGGCCCTGGTCATCAGCTGGGGCGCACTGGGTTTGGAGCTGGCCGTGTCCGTG GGCTCCAGCGACTTCTGTGTGGACCCCGACACCTACGTGACCAGGATGGTGGAGGAACACTCCGTGCTGAGTGGGG ACATCTTGCAATACTACTTGGCCTGCTCGCCCCGTGCCTCCAACCCCTTCCAGCAG AAGCTGTCTGGCAGCCACAAGGCGCTGGTGGAGATGCAGGGCGTCGTGGCCGAGCTACTGAAGACCGTCCCCCGGGAGTACCCGGCCACCAAG GACCCCCTGCTCCGTGTCCAGGAGGTGCTGAACGGCACAGAGGGGAATCTGCAGCACCTCACCGCCCTGGTGGACTGTCGCAGCCTGCACCTG GACTACGTGCAGGCCCTGACGGGCTTCTGCTATGACGGCGTCGAGGGCCTCATCTACCTGGCCCTCTTCTCCTTCGTCACAGCCCTCATGTTCAGCTCCATTGTCTGCAGTGTGCCACACACCTGGCAGCAGAAAAG AGGCCCCGAcgaagatggggaggaggaggcggccCCGGGGCCCAGGCAGGCACACGACAGCCTCTACCGCGTGCACATGCCCAGCCTGTACAGCTGCGGGAGCAGCTACGGCAGCGAGACCAGCATCCCAGCTGCGGCCCACACCGTCAGCAACGCCCCGGTCACCGAGTACAT GAGCCAGAATGCCAACTTCCAGAACCCCCGCTGTGAGAACACGCCCCTCATCGGACGCGAGTCCCCGCCGCCCTCA TACACCTCCAGCATGAGAGCCAAATACCTCGCCACCAGCCAGCCTCGCCCCGACTCCAGCGGCAGCGGCCTCTAG